A region of Deinococcus seoulensis DNA encodes the following proteins:
- a CDS encoding VanW family protein: MGVATQADGKIAPGLRIAGVDVGGMNREQALAALGNRVADAPQVTVSAGKNTWTVSAAKLGWHADAETSVQAAQKITAERGVLERLQGMIGAAQVQDIPLTAAVDAAQARATLTRLTAGLNTAPRNASVYFDKASKRYAVKPGVTGVKVDVTGAVNTYVASPALTTLTVTVAEQPPQYTTEALNAYVKQGNALARPFTVTLGTTGRTGTLTALQVADLYWVRETGIVPDETTLKAAFGRLTGFVDQPAKNARYALKGTQLVKVKESAGVVTDRAAAYAIFRKSVLDATQKSAVFPSRVDKPTLTLASLPDAGKLELIATGRSTYYHSSAARRTNVANAAAKINGAVVPAGEVFSFLKSLGGIDASNGFVGGLIISGGRTVDGLGGGVCQVSTTAFRALYQAGLPVVERNQHSYRVGYYEPQVGFEAAVYDPGLDLKMKNDTGAPILIKTINNNETSTLDVQVWGVKPKRTVTINPAVITARVPHPAPKYVVNPNLRPGQVNQVDWAADGYSLYISRTIKDASGVRTDRVSTVYKPWQAVYETGPRG; the protein is encoded by the coding sequence ATGGGCGTGGCAACGCAGGCAGACGGCAAGATCGCGCCGGGCCTGCGGATCGCGGGCGTGGACGTGGGCGGCATGAACCGCGAGCAGGCTCTCGCCGCGCTGGGCAACCGGGTGGCCGACGCGCCGCAGGTGACGGTCAGCGCCGGTAAGAACACCTGGACGGTCAGCGCCGCGAAGCTCGGCTGGCACGCCGACGCCGAAACCAGCGTGCAGGCCGCGCAGAAGATCACCGCCGAGCGGGGCGTGCTGGAACGCCTGCAGGGCATGATCGGAGCGGCGCAGGTGCAGGACATCCCCCTGACGGCCGCCGTGGACGCCGCGCAGGCCAGGGCCACCCTGACCAGATTGACCGCCGGACTGAACACCGCGCCCCGGAACGCCAGCGTGTACTTCGACAAGGCCAGCAAGCGGTACGCCGTGAAACCCGGCGTGACCGGCGTGAAGGTCGACGTGACCGGCGCCGTGAACACCTACGTCGCCAGTCCCGCCCTGACCACCCTGACGGTCACGGTGGCTGAACAGCCACCCCAGTACACCACCGAGGCGCTGAACGCCTACGTGAAACAGGGCAACGCGCTGGCCCGCCCGTTCACGGTGACGCTCGGCACGACCGGCCGCACCGGCACCCTGACCGCCCTGCAGGTCGCGGACCTGTACTGGGTGCGTGAAACCGGGATCGTGCCCGACGAGACGACCCTGAAAGCTGCGTTCGGCCGCCTGACCGGTTTCGTCGATCAGCCCGCCAAGAACGCCCGTTACGCCCTGAAAGGCACGCAGCTCGTGAAGGTCAAGGAGAGCGCTGGGGTGGTCACGGACCGCGCCGCCGCGTACGCCATCTTCCGCAAGAGCGTGCTGGACGCCACGCAGAAGTCGGCGGTGTTCCCCAGCCGCGTGGATAAACCCACCCTGACCCTGGCGAGCCTCCCGGACGCCGGGAAACTGGAGTTGATCGCCACGGGCCGCAGCACCTACTACCACTCCAGCGCCGCGCGCCGCACGAACGTCGCCAACGCCGCCGCGAAGATCAACGGCGCGGTCGTGCCTGCCGGAGAGGTCTTCTCGTTCCTGAAGTCCCTGGGCGGCATCGACGCCTCGAACGGATTTGTGGGCGGCCTGATCATCAGCGGGGGCCGCACCGTGGACGGCCTGGGCGGCGGCGTGTGCCAGGTCAGCACCACCGCCTTCCGCGCGCTGTACCAGGCGGGCCTGCCGGTCGTGGAACGCAATCAGCACTCGTACCGCGTCGGGTACTACGAACCGCAGGTGGGGTTCGAGGCGGCCGTGTACGATCCTGGCCTGGACCTGAAGATGAAGAACGATACGGGCGCGCCCATCCTGATCAAGACCATCAACAACAACGAGACCAGCACGCTGGACGTGCAGGTATGGGGCGTGAAACCCAAACGGACCGTGACCATCAACCCGGCCGTCATCACGGCCCGCGTGCCGCACCCGGCGCCCAAGTACGTGGTGAACCCCAACCTGCGCCCCGGTCAGGTGAACCAGGTGGACTGGGCCGCCGACGGGTACAGCCTGTACATCAGCCGCACCATCAAGGACGCCAGTGGCGTGCGCACCGACCGGGTCAGCACCGTGTACAAACCCTGGCAGGCGGTGTACGAGACCGGACCCAGGGGTTGA